Proteins encoded together in one Musa acuminata AAA Group cultivar baxijiao chromosome BXJ3-6, Cavendish_Baxijiao_AAA, whole genome shotgun sequence window:
- the LOC135641440 gene encoding alpha carbonic anhydrase 7-like, with product MKLAAISVVLFLALLNSATSNGDGSVSPLPSEKEPEFGYKQGTKTGPDNWGRIRNDWITCGKGKSQSPIDLRDKMVRRLPRLRRFRTSYVPADAAIKNRGHDIAVMWNGHEAGGITINGTEYKLKQLHWHSPSEHSINRRRFSLEMHMVHQSADNKTAVVGFLYKTGPPDPFIHKLERSIEKVKDKQDKEEELGAVDPSHASRRMGQRYYRYMGSLTTPPCSEGVIWTILRKVKTVSKKQLRLLRRAVDDDYENNSRPRQPINGRLIGSYRPPKHEN from the exons ATGAAGCTCGCTGCCATCTCCGTCGTCCTCTTCCTCGCGCTCCTCAACTCGGCGACTTCGAATGGCGACG GTTCTGTGTCACCTTTGCCTTCAGAGAAGGAACCAGAGTTCGGGTACAAGCAAGGGACAAAGACAGGACCAGACAACTGGGGAAGAATCCGCAACGACTGGATCACCTGCGGGAAGGGCAAGTCGCAGTCTCCGATCGACCTGCGCGACAAGATGGTGCGGCGTCTCCCGCGGCTGCGTCGGTTTCGGACCTCCTACGTCCCCGCCGACGCCGCCATCAAGAACCGCGGCCACGACATCGCG GTGATGTGGAACGGCCACGAAGCCGGAGGCATCACCATCAACGGAACGGAGTACAAGCTGAAGCAGCTGCACTGGCACTCACCGTCGGAGCACTCCATCAATAGACGCAG ATTCTCCTTGGAGATGCATATGGTTCATCAGAGTGCCGACAATAAGACCGCGGTGGTCGGCTTCCTCTATAAAACTGGCCCTCCTGATCCATTTATCCACAAG TTGGAGAGATCCATCGAGAAGGTCAAGGACAAGCAAGATAAGGAGGAGGAGTTGGGAGCAGTTGACCCAAGCCATGCAAGCAGGAGGATGGGGCAGAGGTACTACAGATACATGGGCTCTCTTACCACTCCCCCTTGTTCTGAAGGGGTCATTTGGACCATATTAAGGAAG GTGAAGACTGTGTCAAAGAAACAATTGAGACTACTAAGACGGGCTGTTGATGAT GATTATGAGAACAATTCAAGACCTCGGCAGCCGATTAATGGAAGACTTATTGGATCGTATCGCCCTCCTAAACATGAAAATTAG